The genomic DNA AATTGCAAAATCATTGCGATCAGGATACTCCCAGTCGATTAGATGGACCGTATCATGTGACGCTCCGGCTGCCGTCTGGACCTGCACGCCATAACGCAACAGCTGGTAGGTCCGCATGTTGGCCTGATAGAGGCTGATGCCCGTTGTGTCCGCAGCCGTTTCCAGCTTCTGGAGCGCAGCAGAAATCTGAACATCAGAGTAGCCACGCGACACCAAATTGTCGCGAAGATACTTCCCCTCGATTGGTCTGTTGCTTTCACGCTTGTCCCATTCCCCCAGGTACCGGTATCCAAGGTAGCCGGGGTGCGACGGTTCAGTGAATAGTTTGACCACGCGGTTCTGCGTGTGGCGTTCTGATCGAGGTTGTTCAGGCATATGAGTCTGTATCCAAATGGCTTGCTGCGTAAACGCCTAGCCCCAAAGGTCAAGTCGTTGAGCAAGACCCACCAAATGATTATTGTGACCATCAAGTACCAAACCCGCTTCCACAAAACTACGAGCTAAATCCTCCCTTCCCGAATGAAACGCCAGCCAGGCCATCCGAGAAAAGTCATTCGGGTCTGCTTCATCTCTTCTTGCTTCCATAGCCGAGATGATTCTCGCAGCAAGGTCACGTTTTTGTTCCATATCTATGTCGAGCCCATGATCTCGCAACAATGCGTTGAGTTTGTTGGCAGTATTCGACAAGTCGTAGAATGACACGATTGAAATTTGGGAACGTTCAATGCACGCATGCACATCGCCAAGTTGATCACCTGTCTGGTAGCAAGCTTGACCGAGTAGTCGCCATGCTTCCGCTGCTTCTTCGTTAGGCGGCCCGTTTTCCAAGAAATGCCTCAATTCTTTTTTAGCAAGTTCATAGCCTTCCTGGGTCCTTTCTTCCATGTGCCAACGAGCCAAGAGAAGCCAGCCTGCGTTGTAGCTACGACAAATCGCCTCCAGGATTGCCGAATAGGAATCGTAGCTTGCGCCTGCCTCAATCCTTTTCGACACATTACGGATAAACATTTCAAGACGGCGGGCAAGACCAACGTGAACATCATCGCGTCGGCTCGGCCCAAGCATTTGGAGTATTTCGACGTCAGCTTCGATGGCAACCTTCGAAGGGCTGATGTTGAGTTTTTTCTTGCCAAACACATGTGCAACGAGCGGAATACTAATGAACTCCTGTTTGTCCTCAGGCGCTTCATACAATTCGGCCATTGAATACTGGAGGAGCGATTCGATTCCTTGTTCCACCTCTCGGCGTTCTTCGGTCGATCTGAATAGGACGGCCTCCAATGCAAGTCGGGGAACCGGAGAATTCCATGCGGAAAGCGTAAGAAACGCTCGTTGAGAACATGGAGACAACGCGACATACGTTCGTTCGAAAAGGGCGGTCAGTATGTCGTCGGAACCTGCGACCAATCGTGGTATGTTCTTTGCGAGACGGTTCTTGGCGACTTCACCCAATAGAATCTTGATCACGTAAGGGTGGCCTTCAGAATGTCCCACCAGCTTGTTGATGTAATCCTCGTTAATAAGGTCCTTTACCAAGAGCGATGATGCCGTGTTCCTAATAAGCGTCCGGGCTTCACCATCTTCCATGCCTAAGACGTCGACCGGATAGTCGCCCTTAAATTCACGAAGTCGAGTTGTGATCAGCACTTTGTTGGGCAGACGGATAAAAGAATCAATCCAATTGAACATCTCGATTGGATTTTGGGTTGTCTCAAAGTTGTCGAAGACGAATAGGCACGGACCAATATCACATTGCTGTAGTTGTTGTTCGAAGTGGGAACGCGCATTAAAACCTTTTACGTTTATCTCTTCTTGAGACAAAACCAACTCGGCGTAGAATTCGCTCATGTCTTCCGGTGAGAATACCAGTGGCCGCACTGGTTTGGGGCCGGTTAGATGAAGATCAACATCGCGAGAACTTAGCCACACAATCGCTTCGTATCGGGACTCATCGTACAGGCGTTTGATCACTTCCATTGCGAGCGATGTTTTACCAATTCCGCCGCGCCCCACCAACGTGACAATAGGACGCTTGTCATCCAATAGTAGCCGGGAGAGTTCATCTTCTAGTTTCGGACGAGAAACATAATCGCTCACAAGGTCTGGCACGTTGGAGAAACAATTGCCCTGAGGTAGCAACTCACCATGGCCTTGCGTTTCACTCGGCGGCAGCACTCCGGGAGGAGTCAGGAATTTTGCCCCATCGCCATCCTTTTTGTCGTCAGTGACGTACGACAGCATTTCATACTTTCTCGCTTTCAAACCGCCGTTTGCAAAATAGAAGTCTCGAAGTTCACTGTCAGTCTTCATGAGCACAATCGGCCGTGGTGCCCCCATGTAGAGATAGACTCCATTCGGGTAAATCTGATCTTGAGTGCGTTTGAGAAAATCAAACTCAGTGGTGTCTTCGGTGATGCCAGAGACTCGGTACTTGCCGTTTAAGTTCCTGTAGAGGTGAGCCCAAGGACGCCGAAACAGAGAAAAATTCTGGTACACTAGATCGATACTCTGACGGATATGCTGAGCAGCAATCGTTACACGTTCCGTTTGTGTCGCACCGTGACCCCGAGTCTTGTTTCGAAGAGTCGCGAATAAACGAAACCACCGTTTCATATCTGACTTTATGGGGACGTCTTCCGCTTGAATGCCAAGGTGATCCAGTGCATTCTTGAACGCAGAGACCGCATCGTACTGCCATGTGCCTGCTTTACACGCCTGCGTCAACTCTCTCCTTTCTTCGCTTGCCTCGTTCAGGAGGTATTGAGATGCGGGTCCGGTTAAAGCGTCCTCTATCATTCTGCCCCAATCCCCTAAGCCGTCGGCGCGAACAAGCTGGTGTTCAAGCCGATAACGATTGCGATCCTTGTCGTCAGCAATCGACGCAACAATTCCGATGACAATTGTTTTTGCAAGTGCTTCTGCCGCATAAAGAAGTGCAAAGAAATAGGCGTGATCAGAATCAGACTTAGCCCGCTCGGCGCGGGCGAGGACTTGCTCGATTGCAACGTGATTCATGTTGTGCTCCCGGCGGATTCCTGAAATACGGTGGATTGGATCGTTGAGTTATTCAAAATCGTGAATTCGCGAATGTCGCCGAGGAGTTGTGTGACCTGGGTCGTTGACCAGCGGTAGCCTCGTTGGTAGTTGGCGATGAAATAACGTTGCGGTTGGCCGTCTGTGTTGAGTCGCAACTCATCAACCGTACGCATCGAGAGCGGAGTTTGTTTTTTGATCGTTTCTTCGGTCATATCAGCCTCGTCTTTCCGGTGAGGAGTTCCTGCATCATGCCTTGTTTGAGGTCGCGGGTCTTGTCGCGGCGTTGTTCCAGGGCGGCAATTTCCGTGTCCATGTCGGAGAGGACTTCCGCGATTGCAGTTTGTTCCTCGATAGTCGGCGGCAATATCAGAGGTAGAGTCGCATACTCATTGCCGTTGATTCCGGGTTGACCACTTCTCATTGAGTTCAATTGAACCCAGTTCCAGTACGTTCGTGTTGTCACAAACGCCGCTAGATACGCTGGTTCCAGTAGTCTTGGATCAGGACGCACGCGAATTAGGAATCCCGCATATACAAGTTCGCCATCATTCGGATTGTATAAGTACGATTTACCAACACTTGCTCCCGTACGCGCAAGCACTAAGTCCCCCGGTTCCAGATAGAATTGATCGGAGTCAGGAGAATCAACAGAAACACGAGGGCTTGGGCAGTAACGACCGTATTCGGTGATGTCAGTGATACGCAGGTAACTCGGAAGGTTTCCAGAAAAGGGCACTGCCGCAGCATTGATTCCATAATTTGGTCTCGCAAGCAAGCACTCTCCAAGGCGTTTCTCTTCCCATTCGCCCTTGAATCCGGGTAGGCGGGTTTGGCCGGTGAGGAGTTGTTGCATGGCGGCCTGTTTGAGATCACGCTTCTTGGTGATCATCCGCTCCAGCACCCCCAGCAACGCATCCGCATCGCTCAAGGCTTCGGCGATTAGTGGTTGCTCGTCCAGAGGCGCATACGGAACACGAACGCGCCCCAATATCGTTTGGTTGAGTGACGCCATCGTCGTTCCGGTGGCGTTCTGTGTCAGCCACGATTTGACGCTGTGACTTTGAAACTGGCAGGCAAGATACGGGGGGTGGCAATCGCTTTGCGGCCTGATGCTGATGCCATCCGAGCCAAGAAACCAACCGTCTTCGTTGTCAGTGACAAGTGCGGATCGGTCAACCGCACCTTTTCTTCCAAAAACTATGTCCCCAGCTTTCAAGAGATACTGCGGTAACCGTCGAACGACTTCGTTTGGAACAAGAGGCGTCCTATCGGAAATCTTGAAGATACCGGCACCGATTTCTCCGACCGAAATAAGCGGGACACCTTCGTCGCCTGAATACTCACTTGCTTTCAATAGAGTTCCGAACGGACCGGTCTTGATCTGCGCGATTTCGTTGACCGCTTTCACCGACCAGTCTTCCGGTATGACGCCAACGTCAGTCTGCTTACGGCCGTGGTCTAGTTCCATACCGCACCCATTTTCTTCAGATGCCCGTCGACACGCCCGGAGAGCGTTGCCAGTTCGATGGTCAGTTCAGGCAGCGGAGTAACGTACCGCTCGGCGAGCTGACGAATCCGGCTGGTCAGCCTCTGCGACACGCGGTCGAGTTCACCCTGCACGGAAGCGGAGAGCGTGGACAACCATTTGTCGTCCACGACAATCGACTTGATCTCCTCAACACTGAGCTGCGGATATTTGTCGTGAGCCAGTTTGTCGAGTTCTTCGACAGCGGCTTTGAGTTTTGACTTCAATTCGGACTGGCTGGCCAGCAGTTCCAGATAACGCACCACAACTTGCAGATCGGAGTAGTTTTCGGGTAGCGGGTCTTCGGAAAGTCGAGCGACGATCGAGGTTTCAGCGTCGGCAAACAACACCTTCGCCTGCTTCGCATCAGCTTTCTGCTGCTTGTCCGTGTCGATGTATTCGGTCAGCGTTTTGGCTTCGTCGCCTGCATCCAGTTTCTCCCGCCGCGTCTTGACCGCCTTCAACGTCAACTTGCCTTTAGACGTTTTGAGTGCCGACAGATAATGATGGTCGCTGAGTTCCTTGAGCCGAGCGGCACAGCCATCCGCCGATTCGACGAGTGTGTTGTACTCGCCACACGTTTTCTTGTTCTCATCGTTCCAGATCGGAATGATCGCCTGCGTGTAGGCTTCTTCCGCGTCCGACTTTGAGGAAACGTCTTTCAAGACACCTTCTTCGCCACCATGTTCTTCGGACAGTTCTTCCAGCTCGGCGGCGACGGAAGCGAGTTCTGTTTCCAGAGCATCAATGGCCTGTTGCTCTTTGGCAAAGTAGCGAGCGACAATCAACGGCTTGGGAATCAGATCGCAGGCCCAGCCCTTGTCTTTCTTTTCCCCCTTCTTCTTGCCGCTCTTCACTTCTTCGATGACGCGGTGAGTTTTGGCCACCCAGCCATCGGCGGCAATCAGATAACAATCGTCCTGCATCGTCTCGGCCCAGTAGTCCATCAGATGCTGGTAGATGTCATAAGCATCCAGCAACGGGGCTTTCTGAAATCTGGCCAGCAGGTCTTCGGCAATGGTTTCGATCAGCTGTTTGGGATGATCCTCTTTGTCGAATCCCGTCAGCAACGGCGCGTTGTCTTTCTTCCACCTGGTAAACAGCTTCGTGGTCGACTTAATGAACGCCGTGAATTCCTCGTGGTCAAAGATCGCCTGTTTGACTTCACCGATGGGCAACCGCAAGTTGAAGTAACCGGGCCGGTCCGCCTTCTTGAGCAGACTCGATCGTACGCCGGGGATGACCTGCCAATAACGATCCAGATCGTCGATGTCGCAAACGGGGATGCCACCACGCAGGTGACCGTCGATGTCCTGAATATCTTCTGGTTCACTGCTGTCGATATAACGCGGCAGGTTCAGGTTGTAATCGTTCTTGGGGTCGCTGATTTCCGCAGTCTTGACCATCCGGGCGTAACGGGGATCGCTTTCGTCCTGTCGCGTGAAGGTGTCGACAATGCGGTGGATGTCCTGCTCACGCAGCCGATTCTTGTTGCCGTCTTTGATGAAGCCCTTGGAGGCGTCGATCATAAAGATGCCCTTACGGGCGGTGGCGTTCTCTTTATCCAGCACCAGAATGCAGGCGGGGATACCGGTGCCATAGAACAAGTTGGCAGGCAAGCCAATGATCCCTTTCAGGTAACCCGAATCGACCAGCTGCTTGCGAATGGTCGCTTCGGCGTTGCCACGAAACAGAACACCATGCGGCAGAATGCAGGCTCCTTTGCCTTCTTTCTTGAGCGAGCGAATGATGTGCAGCAGATAGGCATAGTCACCTTGTTTGCCGGGTGGTTCACCCCAGGCGAAACGCTGGTAAGGATCGTTGGCTGGGGTGAGCCCGGTACTCCATGTTTTGTCGGAGAACGGTGGATTGGCAACGACGTAATCGTAAGTCCGCAACCGTTCGCCATCTTTGAACTTTGGACTTGCCAGAGTGTTACCCGCCAGAATGTTGGCGGTCGGAAAGTCGTGCAGGATCATATTCATACGGGCCAGACCGGCGGTGGTCACGTCCTTTTCCTGACCTTCCAGCGTGATATGAACGTTGGCCTCAGCAGCAACCTTCAACAACAATGACCCGGAACCGCACGTCGGGTCGTAAGCGGTGGTCGAGGCGACCGCATTCTTCGACGAAATGCCGATGACTTTTGCCATGATGCGGCTGACTTCGGACGGTGTGTAGAACTGTCCCTTGCTCTTGCCGCTCTGGGAAGCGAAGTGACGCATGAGGTACTCATACGCATCGCCCAGGATGTCATCGTTCTCGGCTCGGTTCTTGGAGAAGTTCAGTTCTGGCTTCTGGAAGATGGAGACGAGGTTGGTCAGTCGATCCACCATCGCCTGGCCTTCGCCGAGCTTGTTGGGATCGTTGAAGTCGGGGAAGTCGCTGCGAGCCAGCCGTGTGTTGTTGTCGATCAGCGGTTGAATGATCTGGGTGTTGATCTTGCCGCCAATGTCGCTCTTACCCTTGAGGGCCACCATGTCCTTGAAACTGGCTCCTGGTGGAATGGTGACCGGCGGCGCGAAGTCATCCGAGTCTCCGTATTTGTCGGAGACATATTTAATGAACAGCATGAACAGGACATAGTCCTTGTATTGGCTGGCATCCATGCCGCCACGCAGTTCATCACAGGACGCCCAAATGGACGAGTAGAGTTCCGATTTTTTGATGGCCATAAGTGAAGTTGTTGATTCTTGCAATTACAGATGTTTAGTACGTTGGAGAATCGATTGCTCAAAAAAATCGGCAACGTTCAACTGTTGAAAAGTTTTTTCGACATCAGTTTACTGATTTCGATGCCCAAAGCGTCAGCAGTTTCACCCACTACTGAATCAAAACAAAATCTCTAGCAAAGAGATATTGCCTTCTTAATTTAAAACTCAACTGTATCAACTTCATCTTGGTCTTGAAATGGCTTAGGAGAACTACCAATGAGTCATTGGAATGTCGCAACTCTCTCCCCGAATAGATGCTATTTTCGAACGGTTTTCTTTGCGTATTGTACTAGTTTGGACTTGAAACCCGATTCTCCAGTATTTTTTATCCCCCCCCTCCATTTTCTGCCAATGCGCACACGCTCCTTTGGATGTGGTTTCGAGTGTTATCGTGAAACTTTAGAGTCCCCCTCCGCTTCTAAAGAATGCGAGCAGGTTTTCGATAGGACTGCCAATTGCACAGAACAGTGATTGATCTGTGTTTAATCCTCTCCCAGACTGGTGCGGTGAAGATTCTAGTTGCTTCGCTCAAAAGCGTCTCTCCAGGGGGAAGATTGATCGTCATCCAAGTTGGCAAGCCTTCGAATACACGGTGTTCGAGGGCGTGATACAACACGTCGGCTTGTGACGCAGATAAAGGTTCACCACCTGTTGGTGCCGGATCAGACAAGCAGAAAATCTTTTTACCTCGGAATTTTTTAATGAATTGCTCTTCACTGATCTCGGAGTTACACCTTGATTTCCTAGCCTGGTAACGAAAATCAGCACCGTTCATGTACTTCACACTCTTGGTTCCACGAAGTTGTTCCCAGATGGTTCTGAGCAGACAGAACAATAAATGATCTTTGCCTGTTCCAGGTGGACCGATGAATAGGATGTTCTTCCCGCTTTTCACCTCTGCCAATAGATCCAGATTTAAGAGTTCATTGATTATGCGATGCTGCTCGTTTTGGTCCTCTTCTTCTCCGTGGTAGACGAACGTTTCGAAACTTGCCTCAACGAATCTTCCGGTCATTGAACTCCAGTTTTCCCAAATTACTTTTGTTTGTTTTTTCCGCTCTAGTTCTTCACGGTTTGCCACGTATTCATTTTTTTCTTTATCGGTAAAAATACGAAGCTTCGTACTCTCAAATGACGATTTTTTCCGACCGAGTTCGTCGATCAAAGATTTGTCCGGCGTTGGTTCTACTTCCCTGAGTTCCATTGTTTTTTCTTTCGGTTGATACGATTTCGTCTGGGAACAATCCCTGCCAGTCATTCAGTATTGATTTCTGAATAGCAGCAACGGCTGCGTCCGGTCCGACTTTTTTGAGTTCGGCGATTTGAAGATTTGCAGCCCGCTTTGAAATCGGTTTCTTAGATTCTCGCCGATAGCTGCACCATTCCATCCACGCAGACTGGAATGCAGGCACTGAGAGAATTTTCGGCAACGCGACTTCCTCAGGGCGAAAACGCCCCCCGGGATGTTCTTTTGGATGTTCATTGGATGTTCTATATGTAGGATTCCGAGAGTCCGGATGTACCAACTCCGATTTTCCGGATGTACTACCCGGGATTCTGGATGAACCTTTATCCGGTTTCTCGGATTTACCAATTTCGTTGTTATGGAGATTCGGATTTACCAAATCTTCTAAAACGTGCCAGTTGATGGTGCGAAGATTCGCTCCATCACGTGTTCGGTTGTTAGTGATTAAATTTCTTTTGAATAATGAGCTGATGAGTGCGCTGGTCTGCGAGGCACCCAGAGATAGTCTCGCTTGGATCGCTTCATTTGATGCAAAGCAAATGCCCTCGTCGGAATTCCCAGCAAAGAGAAAAATGACTTGTAGGGTCCACTTTTCTCGGATTGAGAGAGGTGAGTTAGCGATTAAATTCTGGCGAGTCCAGAAATCATGAGATTGCTTATTTGAAGTCATAGTGAGGGATTCCGTGGATCAAATCAGGCCTGCCTCTTCGTGATGAAAAAAATAATTCAAAATCCATTGTTTATTATTGATCAAAGAATGCCGTTTGCACGGAGCGAATCGTCATCACATTGCGATGGCGAATCGCTTTTCTGCTCTTCCTTAAAAGCAGCGGCGGTTTGATCGGAAAGAAATTGATCGAAGGCCTCTATTGTCGTGTACCAGCGTCCGCCGCATTGGAGCGCTTGAAGGCGAATTCGACCGCCAGCAACTCCACGCTTAATCCAACGCCATGCGGTACTCGGGGCTAATCGCTTTCCTAGACGTTGCTTGGCGATTGTCTGCACGGTCTGTAATTGACCTTCAAGCATGTTGTTCTGAAGATGCATCAGTTTCTCCTGTACGAATCGATTTCTAAAGTGATCGTTTACGTACAGGAAAAGCGGTGCGCGACCATGCACTGAAATGGCCTCAGAAGAACTGTTTTCGCTTCTGATGAATTGGTTTGCTATAAGTTTTAAGTCTTATGCCATAAATGGATTACGTGAAATTTCATGCGGTTTTTACAACTGTTTTTGAAGATTATCATTTTTTACCGTCACCAATGTTCACGACGTCTCATCATCGGATTGAAAGTTTTTTACTACCTGCGAGAAGAGCCAAATTCTGCACAAAGAAGGAATCGATCTAGCCTATTTTCGCAATGACGGCTCGCGCAGACTCGATATCAACTTCTGCGTAGATTTCGCTCGTCACTGCGGATGAATGACCAAGTAAGACTCTTGCAGCTTCAATTCCATGCTCTCGTCGGACATTCGTAGCGAAGTTGTGACGCAGTCGGTTTGGGGACCAGTGAGGGACCTCAGCACTTTCACAGGCTCTCTTGATTGCGATGTAATATCCTTGCGATGAGTATCGTCGTCGATCATTTCTCACGAACGCTTTGGCATCGTCACGGTAGTTTTTAGAAGTGTACTCGGCTCGTCCTTTCAGCGGACTGAATAAGTAGGCTTGCAAATCGGTCGTGAGGTACGGCTTGATCAGTTCCTGTGCGTGTTTGCCGAGATGGACGATACGTAACTTCTTCTTGTGTTGAGTCTTGTGGCTTTGCGGATGGTACTCCCAGACATCACCGCTCATGACGAGATCACACGCTCGCATTTGTAGTACTTCTCCCGGACGCATTCCGGTATACATTTGTAGTTGGATCATGGTCCAGATTGGAGAAGTGACGTATTCCTTAACTGCGGCAATATAGGACTCTGGAACTGGTATGACTGCATCTGTTTCGCGAGCCATTGACCGGCCTTCTTTGAGTCCTTCCAACGTCGTGAGTTCGAGAAAGACCATCTTGTCGATGAACTTCTTGTTCGCAGCCCACTTGAACATCGACTTAATTCTGGAGATGTGGCAGTTGATAGTTTTCCGAGCAAGATCAGCTTCGATCATGTGCTCTCGAACGGCTTCCAGCTTCAACGTGTCAATCTCCTTCGACAGCAGATTCCTGAACTTCTGGTTCAAGTACCGAACAGCTGACTTGATATTGGCAACCTCGCCAGTCACTTCACCATTCTTTCGATAGTAAATTTTGCAGTGTTCGATGTAGAGATGTGTCAGTTCCCGGACCTTCACATCCTTGATTGGCTCGCTGTTCGACCGGCTCCATTCACCGAGCAACTCAGAGTAACGTTGGTGAGACTCCTGAGAGCCATAGACGCCAAGGTAAATATCCTTGCCATCGATCCTGACACGAGCTTGTCCGGAGGGCTTATGATGAGCGTATTTTGGAACTCGTTTCTTTGCCATGAGTGCAGCCTTCTCAAAAAACCGGGTAGTACCGGGTAGTCGTGAAGCTGCGCTGCCAAGGGCAGGTAAGCGTAAGACACGCTTCAGCAAGAGTTTAAGAAATTAGCCCGACCAGGATTTGAACCTGGACTAAAAGAATCAGAATCTTTCGTGCTACCGTTACACCATCGGGCTGTGATTGAGTTTGGGTATAATATCGACAATGTGAATCGCTGCAACCGACTGGTTCGTGCAACTGAAATTTTGCCGGACACTTGAAGTGTCCGGCAATTTTCCAGAGCATCTTTCGAATTGGTTTGCAGGTTCTGCCTCGTGGCGAACAGCATTTTTACT from Thalassoglobus polymorphus includes the following:
- a CDS encoding NB-ARC domain-containing protein, producing the protein MNHVAIEQVLARAERAKSDSDHAYFFALLYAAEALAKTIVIGIVASIADDKDRNRYRLEHQLVRADGLGDWGRMIEDALTGPASQYLLNEASEERRELTQACKAGTWQYDAVSAFKNALDHLGIQAEDVPIKSDMKRWFRLFATLRNKTRGHGATQTERVTIAAQHIRQSIDLVYQNFSLFRRPWAHLYRNLNGKYRVSGITEDTTEFDFLKRTQDQIYPNGVYLYMGAPRPIVLMKTDSELRDFYFANGGLKARKYEMLSYVTDDKKDGDGAKFLTPPGVLPPSETQGHGELLPQGNCFSNVPDLVSDYVSRPKLEDELSRLLLDDKRPIVTLVGRGGIGKTSLAMEVIKRLYDESRYEAIVWLSSRDVDLHLTGPKPVRPLVFSPEDMSEFYAELVLSQEEINVKGFNARSHFEQQLQQCDIGPCLFVFDNFETTQNPIEMFNWIDSFIRLPNKVLITTRLREFKGDYPVDVLGMEDGEARTLIRNTASSLLVKDLINEDYINKLVGHSEGHPYVIKILLGEVAKNRLAKNIPRLVAGSDDILTALFERTYVALSPCSQRAFLTLSAWNSPVPRLALEAVLFRSTEERREVEQGIESLLQYSMAELYEAPEDKQEFISIPLVAHVFGKKKLNISPSKVAIEADVEILQMLGPSRRDDVHVGLARRLEMFIRNVSKRIEAGASYDSYSAILEAICRSYNAGWLLLARWHMEERTQEGYELAKKELRHFLENGPPNEEAAEAWRLLGQACYQTGDQLGDVHACIERSQISIVSFYDLSNTANKLNALLRDHGLDIDMEQKRDLAARIISAMEARRDEADPNDFSRMAWLAFHSGREDLARSFVEAGLVLDGHNNHLVGLAQRLDLWG
- a CDS encoding restriction endonuclease subunit S, whose protein sequence is MELDHGRKQTDVGVIPEDWSVKAVNEIAQIKTGPFGTLLKASEYSGDEGVPLISVGEIGAGIFKISDRTPLVPNEVVRRLPQYLLKAGDIVFGRKGAVDRSALVTDNEDGWFLGSDGISIRPQSDCHPPYLACQFQSHSVKSWLTQNATGTTMASLNQTILGRVRVPYAPLDEQPLIAEALSDADALLGVLERMITKKRDLKQAAMQQLLTGQTRLPGFKGEWEEKRLGECLLARPNYGINAAAVPFSGNLPSYLRITDITEYGRYCPSPRVSVDSPDSDQFYLEPGDLVLARTGASVGKSYLYNPNDGELVYAGFLIRVRPDPRLLEPAYLAAFVTTRTYWNWVQLNSMRSGQPGINGNEYATLPLILPPTIEEQTAIAEVLSDMDTEIAALEQRRDKTRDLKQGMMQELLTGKTRLI
- a CDS encoding HsdM family class I SAM-dependent methyltransferase yields the protein MAIKKSELYSSIWASCDELRGGMDASQYKDYVLFMLFIKYVSDKYGDSDDFAPPVTIPPGASFKDMVALKGKSDIGGKINTQIIQPLIDNNTRLARSDFPDFNDPNKLGEGQAMVDRLTNLVSIFQKPELNFSKNRAENDDILGDAYEYLMRHFASQSGKSKGQFYTPSEVSRIMAKVIGISSKNAVASTTAYDPTCGSGSLLLKVAAEANVHITLEGQEKDVTTAGLARMNMILHDFPTANILAGNTLASPKFKDGERLRTYDYVVANPPFSDKTWSTGLTPANDPYQRFAWGEPPGKQGDYAYLLHIIRSLKKEGKGACILPHGVLFRGNAEATIRKQLVDSGYLKGIIGLPANLFYGTGIPACILVLDKENATARKGIFMIDASKGFIKDGNKNRLREQDIHRIVDTFTRQDESDPRYARMVKTAEISDPKNDYNLNLPRYIDSSEPEDIQDIDGHLRGGIPVCDIDDLDRYWQVIPGVRSSLLKKADRPGYFNLRLPIGEVKQAIFDHEEFTAFIKSTTKLFTRWKKDNAPLLTGFDKEDHPKQLIETIAEDLLARFQKAPLLDAYDIYQHLMDYWAETMQDDCYLIAADGWVAKTHRVIEEVKSGKKKGEKKDKGWACDLIPKPLIVARYFAKEQQAIDALETELASVAAELEELSEEHGGEEGVLKDVSSKSDAEEAYTQAIIPIWNDENKKTCGEYNTLVESADGCAARLKELSDHHYLSALKTSKGKLTLKAVKTRREKLDAGDEAKTLTEYIDTDKQQKADAKQAKVLFADAETSIVARLSEDPLPENYSDLQVVVRYLELLASQSELKSKLKAAVEELDKLAHDKYPQLSVEEIKSIVVDDKWLSTLSASVQGELDRVSQRLTSRIRQLAERYVTPLPELTIELATLSGRVDGHLKKMGAVWN
- a CDS encoding ATP-binding protein codes for the protein MELREVEPTPDKSLIDELGRKKSSFESTKLRIFTDKEKNEYVANREELERKKQTKVIWENWSSMTGRFVEASFETFVYHGEEEDQNEQHRIINELLNLDLLAEVKSGKNILFIGPPGTGKDHLLFCLLRTIWEQLRGTKSVKYMNGADFRYQARKSRCNSEISEEQFIKKFRGKKIFCLSDPAPTGGEPLSASQADVLYHALEHRVFEGLPTWMTINLPPGETLLSEATRIFTAPVWERIKHRSITVLCNWQSYRKPARIL
- a CDS encoding DUF1580 domain-containing protein, coding for MHLQNNMLEGQLQTVQTIAKQRLGKRLAPSTAWRWIKRGVAGGRIRLQALQCGGRWYTTIEAFDQFLSDQTAAAFKEEQKSDSPSQCDDDSLRANGIL
- a CDS encoding tyrosine-type recombinase/integrase, translating into MAKKRVPKYAHHKPSGQARVRIDGKDIYLGVYGSQESHQRYSELLGEWSRSNSEPIKDVKVRELTHLYIEHCKIYYRKNGEVTGEVANIKSAVRYLNQKFRNLLSKEIDTLKLEAVREHMIEADLARKTINCHISRIKSMFKWAANKKFIDKMVFLELTTLEGLKEGRSMARETDAVIPVPESYIAAVKEYVTSPIWTMIQLQMYTGMRPGEVLQMRACDLVMSGDVWEYHPQSHKTQHKKKLRIVHLGKHAQELIKPYLTTDLQAYLFSPLKGRAEYTSKNYRDDAKAFVRNDRRRYSSQGYYIAIKRACESAEVPHWSPNRLRHNFATNVRREHGIEAARVLLGHSSAVTSEIYAEVDIESARAVIAKIG